A stretch of Camelina sativa cultivar DH55 chromosome 18, Cs, whole genome shotgun sequence DNA encodes these proteins:
- the LOC104760474 gene encoding uncharacterized protein LOC104760474, translating into MGKKCSSLLPHVLGLLLMLCIFPAPFSVTGLVLQTEKTELPNENSPGRILYQLAKPATFEVQVRGFEEKGQERTHSLNSEKKSRSVEKTHQSEGRRLLGLYFPNVGKADPSKSRQGGGRNPEAAP; encoded by the exons ATGGGAAAGAAGTGTTCTTCACTATTACCTCACGTACTCGGTCTGCTTTTGATGCTCTGCATCTTCCCGGCTCCATTTTCAGTCACAG GTTTGGTTCTTCAAACGGAGAAAACTGAACTTCCAAACGAAAACTCACCTGGACGAATTCTATACCAACTGGCCAAACCTGCTACTTTCGAAGTGCAAGTACGTGGATTTGAAGAGAAGGGACAAGAGCGAACGCACTCCCTAAAtagtgaaaaaaaatcaagaagcgTGGAGAAAACTCACCAGTCAGAAG ggAGAAGACTTTTGGGCCTTTATTTTCCAAATGTGGGAAAAGCAGACCCTTCAAAAAGTAGACAGGGTGGTGGTCGCAATCCTGAAGCCGCCCCCTAG